In one Candidatus Nomurabacteria bacterium genomic region, the following are encoded:
- a CDS encoding glycosyltransferase family 4 protein, translating to MRIALLTNAFPPVMRGGGGRIASWHEQILLDAGHEVRVFCPPITWFDKPILSRLFYHFRDLFSRSTVTSEIVVWNPDILITENLTGCGFGTPQAVIAKTGAQWVHVLHDVQLFEPSGRLKDAERITLWQYVWGGMRRFVFGDPQTVICPTQWLYEEHRRRGFFTRSEVAILPNPAPEEQFVLRSPRMPLSLLLIGATQEKGLAMAEWLASHAIDCAVTVTYPPTQYISIPKESHVLYVPNDGPDSVVQMMKEADVLLVPSTIVENQPTVILEAASVGLPVIASDIGGIRETLDGAGTLCHPWDEQAWLEAVELHKQPAFYSSQALQMYELARKRVFADYAYNFATLVEELIQDQNDTE from the coding sequence ATGCGAATAGCTCTTTTAACAAATGCCTTTCCTCCGGTTATGCGAGGTGGGGGAGGACGAATCGCTTCGTGGCATGAACAAATCCTTCTAGACGCAGGACACGAAGTCCGGGTTTTTTGCCCACCGATTACCTGGTTTGATAAGCCGATTCTTTCAAGGCTCTTTTATCATTTTCGTGATCTTTTTTCGCGTTCTACGGTTACGAGTGAGATTGTTGTTTGGAACCCGGATATACTCATCACTGAAAATCTTACAGGTTGTGGATTTGGTACTCCGCAAGCCGTGATCGCAAAGACGGGAGCACAATGGGTGCATGTATTGCACGATGTTCAGCTCTTTGAGCCATCGGGACGCTTAAAAGACGCAGAGCGCATCACATTGTGGCAATACGTTTGGGGAGGGATGCGACGTTTTGTTTTTGGTGATCCGCAAACCGTTATTTGTCCTACACAATGGCTCTACGAAGAGCACCGTCGACGTGGATTTTTTACGCGAAGTGAAGTCGCGATCTTGCCTAACCCTGCTCCAGAAGAACAATTTGTATTGCGTTCGCCAAGAATGCCGCTTTCGCTTTTACTTATTGGTGCAACACAAGAAAAAGGTCTTGCGATGGCTGAGTGGTTAGCGAGTCATGCGATAGATTGCGCTGTTACCGTTACGTATCCACCAACACAATATATTTCGATACCGAAAGAAAGTCATGTTCTCTACGTACCAAATGATGGCCCAGATAGCGTTGTACAAATGATGAAAGAAGCAGACGTACTACTCGTGCCATCAACCATTGTCGAAAATCAACCAACCGTCATTCTCGAGGCAGCCTCGGTTGGATTACCCGTTATTGCTTCAGATATTGGAGGTATCCGCGAAACCCTTGATGGAGCGGGTACACTTTGTCATCCATGGGATGAGCAGGCTTGGCTAGAAGCGGTAGAGCTTCACAAGCAACCAGCCTTTTATAGTTCTCAGGCTCTACAAATGTACGAATTAGCACGTAAACGAGTTTTTGCGGATTATGCGTATAACTTCGCAACGCTTGTAGAAGAGCTTATTCAAGATCAAAACGATACAGAGTAA
- a CDS encoding CDP-alcohol phosphatidyltransferase family protein, whose amino-acid sequence MTNDNIRLYPHDRFVARLFWFVPKWVEPNHLTVLRIILIPIVLFLLWRQSWIASFIVFVFAAITDLLDGSLARTRSQITLWGTIADPTADKLLIATVAVYLIWKGLDPWVCFTLVLLELLIIANAIRRQQQGIYVSANNYGKIKMVLQAIGVASLLLAQAVAWMWLTPLALALFLFSFVFAFLSLITYGL is encoded by the coding sequence ATGACGAATGATAATATTCGTTTATATCCACATGACCGTTTTGTGGCGCGGCTCTTTTGGTTTGTACCGAAATGGGTTGAGCCGAACCACCTAACAGTTTTACGTATTATTTTAATACCTATTGTTTTGTTTTTATTATGGAGACAGTCATGGATAGCGTCTTTTATCGTTTTTGTCTTTGCAGCCATTACTGATTTATTGGACGGCAGTCTTGCGCGTACGCGTTCGCAGATTACGCTTTGGGGGACGATCGCTGACCCGACGGCGGATAAGCTGCTTATCGCTACGGTAGCAGTCTATCTTATCTGGAAAGGCTTAGATCCTTGGGTTTGTTTTACCTTGGTTTTGCTTGAGTTACTAATCATTGCTAATGCCATCAGAAGGCAACAGCAGGGGATATATGTTTCAGCAAATAATTACGGTAAAATCAAGATGGTATTACAGGCCATTGGGGTAGCGTCATTACTACTCGCTCAAGCCGTAGCCTGGATGTGGCTCACACCACTTGCTCTCGCATTGTTTTTGTTCTCATTTGTTTTTGCTTTTCTTTCACTGATCACGTATGGATTATAA
- the murE gene encoding UDP-N-acetylmuramyl-tripeptide synthetase gives MLHQLKALVPPSLIAVYHRVIAHVAALYYGNPSREMVVIGVTGTNGKTTTTYLIAKALEGAGVTAGCTTTALMKIGKIEKQNTMKMTMPGRFALQKLLRQMKDAGCTHVIIETSSQGLIQYRHEGIAYDIGVFTNLTPEHIEAHGGFENYKKAKKLLFTHLAKQPTKLIHGKAVEKAIILNADDEHASYYQVEGIKTLWYSLERKSDLCPDTFTLQERGVHAVINGHDLQLKLPGAYNLANALAALLVGKECGFALSDLIKGLESVEVIPGRYQRIEEGQSYEVIIDYAPEPESFKRFYEAFEASKHGTIIHVLGSCGGGRDIARRPILGQLAAKHADIVVVTNEDPYDDNPAEIIDQVADGARSAGKQEGKDLFLLQDRREAIRFAMKQAKPGDAVILTGKGNEAWICGAHGSKQPWSEEAEAREAIHLAV, from the coding sequence ATGCTACATCAACTTAAAGCTCTTGTTCCGCCTTCATTGATCGCGGTTTACCACCGGGTTATCGCTCACGTGGCAGCTTTGTATTACGGTAACCCTTCTCGAGAGATGGTTGTTATAGGTGTTACTGGTACAAATGGTAAGACAACAACAACGTATCTTATTGCAAAGGCACTTGAGGGCGCGGGTGTGACGGCAGGCTGCACGACAACAGCTCTCATGAAGATTGGTAAAATCGAAAAACAAAATACCATGAAGATGACGATGCCAGGCCGATTTGCTTTGCAAAAGTTATTACGTCAAATGAAGGACGCGGGCTGTACACATGTGATTATCGAAACATCATCTCAGGGGCTTATTCAGTATCGTCACGAGGGCATTGCTTATGATATTGGTGTTTTTACCAATCTTACGCCAGAGCATATTGAGGCACATGGTGGCTTTGAGAATTATAAAAAAGCCAAAAAGCTTTTGTTCACGCACTTGGCAAAACAACCAACAAAACTGATTCATGGTAAGGCGGTAGAAAAAGCGATCATTTTAAACGCTGATGATGAACACGCTTCTTACTATCAGGTAGAGGGGATAAAAACACTTTGGTATAGCCTTGAGCGCAAAAGTGATTTATGTCCTGATACATTTACCCTGCAAGAACGGGGAGTGCATGCGGTGATTAATGGTCATGACTTACAATTAAAATTACCGGGAGCCTATAATCTTGCAAATGCCTTGGCCGCTCTTCTTGTTGGTAAAGAATGTGGTTTTGCTTTGTCTGATCTTATAAAAGGCCTTGAATCTGTTGAAGTCATCCCTGGTCGTTATCAGCGTATCGAAGAGGGTCAGTCTTATGAGGTGATTATTGATTATGCGCCAGAGCCAGAATCGTTTAAGCGATTTTACGAAGCTTTTGAAGCTTCAAAGCATGGGACGATTATTCATGTTTTGGGTTCATGTGGCGGTGGCCGTGATATTGCACGCCGTCCTATTTTGGGGCAGCTCGCTGCAAAGCACGCGGATATTGTCGTTGTAACAAACGAAGATCCTTATGATGATAATCCCGCCGAGATTATTGATCAGGTGGCAGACGGTGCAAGATCCGCAGGTAAACAAGAAGGAAAAGACCTCTTTCTTTTGCAAGATCGTCGTGAAGCGATTCGGTTTGCGATGAAACAGGCAAAACCGGGTGATGCGGTTATTCTTACAGGTAAAGGTAATGAGGCATGGATTTGCGGCGCTCATGGCAGTAAGCAACCATGGAGCGAAGAAGCAGAAGCTCGCGAAGCTATTCATCTCGCGGTATGA
- a CDS encoding septum formation initiator family protein: MESKNLKSQAKNTKRWSLFVIVSLFLFFLVSVSSVRQTYSEWKFDQELKRMQNEIEQLEGRKLELAELLNRLDSPDALDKEARTRLGLKKPGERVIILRGFDGASSTWTDQGVMMAPAPSSTTETRSNPALWFDYFF; this comes from the coding sequence ATGGAGTCAAAGAATCTCAAGTCACAAGCAAAGAACACAAAGCGCTGGTCTTTATTTGTGATTGTGAGTCTCTTTTTGTTTTTTTTGGTGAGTGTCTCATCGGTCCGTCAAACGTATAGCGAATGGAAATTTGATCAGGAGCTAAAACGTATGCAAAATGAAATTGAGCAACTCGAAGGTCGTAAGCTTGAGCTGGCAGAATTACTCAATCGCTTGGATTCTCCTGATGCGCTTGATAAAGAAGCTCGTACCAGACTTGGCCTAAAAAAACCTGGGGAGCGTGTCATTATCTTAAGGGGTTTTGACGGAGCAAGCTCTACATGGACGGACCAAGGTGTTATGATGGCGCCGGCGCCATCCTCAACCACTGAGACGCGTTCCAACCCAGCATTGTGGTTTGATTATTTCTTCTAA
- a CDS encoding FtsW/RodA/SpoVE family cell cycle protein — protein MIIIHKTKYIYHLIIGLGTITLVHITVNAGMNLGVMPITGIPFPFLSAAASFMITTYASIGIAQSIAVRRRRSTDAASGGYTFDEVCIMTTS, from the coding sequence ATCATTATCATCCATAAAACTAAATACATCTATCACCTCATAATAGGTCTCGGTACAATTACTCTGGTACATATCACTGTTAATGCTGGCATGAACCTTGGCGTGATGCCTATCACAGGTATTCCGTTTCCGTTCTTATCAGCTGCCGCTTCTTTCATGATCACAACGTACGCATCCATTGGTATCGCGCAAAGCATCGCCGTACGTCGCAGACGATCTACAGACGCAGCCTCTGGCGGATATACATTTGATGAGGTTTGTATTATGACCACATCCTAA
- a CDS encoding rod shape-determining protein RodA, whose amino-acid sequence MRLLLDYLERLDWLLFASMAALTAVGLIAIYGIGISQDPPNLFLFYKQLATVGIGLFLIAVFAFIDYRQLRSFGFLLFVAGAGLLILVLLFGSIVNGTQGWFRIGSLSFQPVEVAKMTLACYLAAFFAGRGKIRLSWRDFGLSFAATAFYAGLVLLQPDFGSAMVLFAIWGCMSLFAGLPRYAIVILPVVLLASSAVLWTQLADYQKARIESFLDPSLDPRGSGYNAIQARIAFGSGGWFGKGIGEGSQARLRFLPAASTDFIFAVVGEEMGLVGVAVIFGTLGLLSVRYMKIAFESEDEYAALLLIGLGTITLVHITVNAGMNLGVMPITGIPFPFLSAAASFMITTYASIGIAQSIAVRRRRSTDAASGGYTFDEVGIMTIILK is encoded by the coding sequence ATGCGTTTATTGCTCGATTATCTTGAACGACTGGACTGGTTACTCTTTGCCAGCATGGCTGCATTAACGGCCGTAGGTCTTATTGCGATTTATGGCATCGGGATTTCTCAGGATCCACCGAACTTATTTTTGTTTTATAAACAGCTCGCTACCGTAGGCATTGGTCTTTTTTTGATTGCCGTCTTTGCCTTTATAGACTATCGCCAATTGAGATCGTTTGGATTCTTGCTTTTTGTTGCTGGCGCCGGACTTCTTATCTTGGTATTACTTTTTGGTAGCATCGTTAACGGTACGCAAGGTTGGTTTCGTATTGGCTCACTTTCTTTTCAACCTGTTGAAGTCGCAAAGATGACCCTTGCTTGTTATCTTGCCGCCTTTTTTGCTGGACGAGGCAAGATTCGTTTGAGCTGGCGTGATTTTGGCTTAAGTTTTGCTGCTACGGCTTTTTATGCCGGTCTCGTTTTATTACAACCTGACTTTGGTTCAGCCATGGTTCTTTTTGCGATTTGGGGATGCATGTCACTCTTTGCTGGACTTCCTCGATACGCCATCGTGATTTTACCTGTCGTTCTCTTAGCCTCATCAGCGGTATTATGGACGCAATTAGCGGATTATCAAAAAGCTCGTATCGAATCCTTTTTAGATCCATCTCTTGACCCTCGTGGATCTGGCTATAATGCTATTCAGGCACGCATTGCCTTTGGATCAGGTGGTTGGTTCGGTAAAGGTATTGGCGAAGGGTCGCAAGCCCGTTTACGCTTTCTTCCTGCTGCATCAACGGACTTTATCTTTGCTGTGGTTGGCGAGGAAATGGGTCTTGTGGGTGTCGCTGTGATTTTTGGTACATTAGGCCTTTTATCGGTGCGTTATATGAAAATCGCCTTTGAGTCCGAAGACGAATATGCAGCGCTTCTATTAATAGGTCTCGGTACAATTACTCTGGTACATATCACTGTTAATGCTGGCATGAACCTTGGCGTGATGCCTATCACAGGTATTCCGTTTCCGTTCTTATCAGCTGCCGCTTCATTCATGATCACAACGTATGCATCCATTGGTATCGCACAAAGCATCGCCGTACGTCGCAGACGATCTACAGACGCAGCCTCTGGCGGATATACATTTGATGAGGTTGGTATTATGACCATTATCCTAAAGTAA
- the gyrB gene encoding DNA topoisomerase (ATP-hydrolyzing) subunit B encodes MAKTTDKQKIKGSYGAEQISVLEGLEPVRKRPGMYIGSTGPDGLFHLLREVADNCFDEAMAGHADEITITLLPGDRVSVSDNGRGIPVDMHKQYGVSALELVLTKLHAGGKFGGEASGYKISGGLHGVGVSVVNALSDEFTAIVERDGGKYEQHYSCGTAKGPVKKIGKSDRHGTTIIFRPDATIFKEGIGFDYQRVVDHYRQQCYLTKGIKLVAIDTREPKQHDAYAFYFEGGVESYVRHLNHTKQPKHENIFFVEKQVDKSEISIGLQYTDEYVETMYAFTNNIINPEGGTHVQGFRAALTRVINTYARGKGLLKEKDDNLSGDDVREGMTVVISVRYPEPQFEGQTKGKLGTPEVRGATESVMSEAFAMYLEEHPKDAEAIIGKCVLAQRARAAARAARDTVMRKGALEGLTLPGKLADCSNRDPQKCELYIVEGDSAGGSAKMGRNRDTQAILPLRGKILNVERARLDKMLANNEIKNLVIALGTNIGEMFEIDKLRYHKVVIMTDADVDGAHIRTLLLTLFYRYFPELIRGGHVYIAQPPLFRVAKGKMIKYAFSEEERDTFVDEFMKMKEDKAKSKKKAAAEKAEEEGAEEATDNEEDDSGTKTVSGINIQRYKGLGEMNPEQLWETTMDPEVRSMKQVRVDDAEKANNVFDMLMGSEVAPRKKFIQTNAKYVKNLDI; translated from the coding sequence ATGGCGAAAACTACTGACAAACAAAAGATAAAAGGTTCATACGGTGCCGAACAAATTTCGGTACTAGAAGGCCTCGAGCCGGTGCGTAAGCGCCCGGGTATGTATATCGGATCTACAGGACCCGACGGTTTATTTCATTTATTACGTGAGGTTGCGGATAACTGTTTTGATGAAGCGATGGCAGGCCACGCGGACGAAATCACTATTACGTTACTACCTGGTGATCGCGTTTCGGTTTCTGATAATGGTCGTGGTATTCCGGTCGACATGCACAAACAATACGGTGTTTCGGCACTCGAATTGGTATTAACCAAGTTGCATGCCGGTGGTAAGTTTGGTGGCGAAGCGAGTGGCTATAAGATTTCCGGTGGTTTGCACGGTGTGGGTGTTTCGGTTGTAAATGCGCTCTCTGATGAGTTTACGGCTATCGTTGAACGTGATGGCGGCAAATATGAGCAGCATTACTCCTGCGGTACCGCCAAAGGTCCAGTAAAGAAAATTGGCAAAAGTGACCGTCACGGAACGACCATCATTTTTAGACCAGATGCAACGATCTTTAAAGAAGGTATTGGTTTTGATTATCAACGCGTCGTCGATCATTATCGTCAACAATGTTACCTCACAAAGGGGATTAAGCTTGTTGCCATCGATACACGAGAACCAAAGCAGCATGATGCTTACGCTTTTTATTTTGAGGGCGGTGTAGAGTCTTACGTTCGCCATCTCAATCACACCAAGCAACCAAAGCACGAAAATATTTTCTTTGTAGAAAAACAAGTAGATAAGAGTGAGATCTCTATTGGTTTGCAGTATACAGACGAGTACGTAGAAACCATGTATGCGTTTACCAATAACATTATTAATCCTGAGGGAGGTACGCATGTGCAGGGTTTTCGTGCTGCGCTTACGCGTGTCATTAATACCTATGCACGCGGAAAGGGTCTCTTAAAAGAAAAAGACGATAATCTTTCTGGTGATGATGTGCGCGAAGGTATGACGGTTGTTATTTCGGTTCGTTACCCTGAGCCGCAATTCGAAGGTCAAACAAAAGGTAAACTCGGTACACCAGAGGTTCGTGGCGCAACAGAGTCCGTCATGAGTGAGGCCTTTGCGATGTATCTTGAAGAACATCCAAAAGATGCTGAGGCTATTATCGGCAAATGTGTTCTTGCACAACGTGCTCGTGCTGCTGCTCGTGCTGCTCGCGATACAGTAATGCGTAAAGGTGCGCTCGAAGGCTTGACCCTGCCTGGTAAGCTTGCAGATTGTTCTAATCGCGATCCACAAAAATGCGAGCTCTATATTGTTGAGGGAGACTCTGCAGGAGGCTCCGCAAAAATGGGTCGTAATCGTGATACACAAGCAATTTTGCCATTAAGAGGTAAGATTCTAAATGTAGAACGTGCACGTCTCGATAAGATGCTTGCCAATAACGAAATCAAAAATCTTGTTATTGCGCTAGGGACAAATATCGGAGAAATGTTTGAGATCGATAAATTGCGTTATCACAAAGTAGTCATTATGACAGATGCTGATGTGGATGGTGCTCATATTCGTACGCTTTTACTCACACTTTTTTATCGATATTTCCCTGAGCTTATTCGTGGAGGTCATGTCTATATTGCGCAGCCACCACTCTTTCGTGTAGCAAAAGGCAAGATGATTAAATATGCCTTTAGTGAAGAAGAGCGCGATACCTTTGTCGATGAGTTCATGAAAATGAAAGAAGATAAAGCAAAATCAAAAAAGAAAGCCGCCGCAGAAAAAGCCGAAGAAGAAGGCGCAGAAGAAGCGACAGATAATGAAGAAGACGATTCCGGTACAAAAACTGTCAGCGGTATCAATATTCAACGCTATAAGGGTCTTGGTGAAATGAATCCTGAACAACTTTGGGAGACAACGATGGATCCAGAAGTTCGTAGCATGAAGCAGGTGAGAGTGGATGACGCAGAAAAGGCTAATAATGTGTTTGATATGCTTATGGGCTCAGAAGTAGCTCCTCGTAAAAAGTTTATCCAAACAAATGCGAAGTACGTAAAAAATCTTGATATCTAA
- a CDS encoding 50S ribosomal protein L25, whose protein sequence is MNYALSAATRTSVGRRAKDELANSRVPAVMYGAGTTPRVISVPRSEFLKVLAAAGQSSLVDVTVDGDAGVKAIIKEVQVHPLTMNPIHVDFLQVNMKEKMVVTVPLKLIGESAAVKIHGGTLAQSLDEVEVRCLPSDLPHELELSIESLATFEDSLSVSDIKLPQGVELVTDGEIAIASVSRPLTDEELEALEAAPVADITAIKSDADIKKEAAEAKKAEEEAAKK, encoded by the coding sequence ATGAATTACGCCCTCTCCGCCGCCACCCGTACTTCGGTCGGTCGCCGCGCCAAAGATGAATTGGCCAATAGTCGTGTTCCTGCCGTTATGTACGGCGCTGGTACGACGCCACGTGTCATTTCGGTGCCACGCTCCGAATTTTTGAAGGTACTTGCCGCAGCAGGCCAATCCTCACTTGTTGATGTGACGGTAGATGGTGATGCTGGTGTAAAGGCTATTATCAAAGAAGTTCAGGTACACCCACTTACCATGAACCCTATTCATGTTGATTTTCTTCAAGTAAACATGAAAGAAAAGATGGTGGTTACCGTGCCTCTTAAACTTATTGGCGAATCCGCTGCAGTGAAAATCCACGGTGGTACTCTTGCTCAATCTCTTGATGAGGTCGAGGTACGTTGTCTTCCATCGGATCTTCCTCATGAGCTCGAACTCAGTATTGAGTCACTCGCAACGTTTGAAGACTCTCTCTCCGTTTCAGATATTAAGCTTCCACAAGGTGTTGAGCTTGTAACAGATGGTGAGATCGCTATCGCTTCTGTTTCACGTCCTCTTACGGATGAAGAATTAGAGGCTTTGGAAGCCGCTCCCGTTGCTGACATCACGGCTATTAAGTCTGATGCAGATATTAAGAAAGAAGCCGCTGAAGCGAAAAAGGCTGAAGAAGAGGCAGCGAAAAAATAA